The sequence CCATGGTGCCACACTCAGGCCAGGACTGCAAGGCTGGGGAAGGACAACAGGGGGGCCTGGCTCCTGGGGCACCTTCCCTCCTCAAGACTCCCCAAGAGGACCCCAGGCGCCATGTCAGGGACTGGCCTTACACCCCAAATCCGGATCAAGAGGGCTGTTGCCACAACCCCTTccgcggtggtgcacccagcccaACCCTTAGCCCGCACACAGTGACCACAGAGACCAGGCTCGGCTCTTTCCTTTATTGGCACattgcgggggtggggtgggggatatgAATGGGGCAGCGGAACGGGGTCGCCGGTGAGTGTCCGTGGTGGGCTCAGCGGTACTTCTCGGTCAGCACGGAGGACACCAGCGACATGAACTTGTCCCAGGCTTCGTGCGCCTCGGCAGTGAAGTCGGCGGGGAAGTGCGTGGCCAGGGTGACCAGCAGGCAGTGGGACAGcagctgcgggggggtggggtggtagtggtggtgctggtgctcagtgcctgtccccagccccgccccgccccgcccccctctCCCAGCAGCCCGGGCAGCCGCCCACCTTGAAGTTGACCGGGTCCACGCGCAGGATGTAGGCGTGCATCTCGCTGAGCCGGGCCAGGGCGCCCGACACGTTGTCAATGTTCTTGGCCGCGTCGCC is a genomic window of Erinaceus europaeus chromosome 15, mEriEur2.1, whole genome shotgun sequence containing:
- the LOC132533079 gene encoding hemoglobin subunit zeta-like, coding for MSLTKSERAIILAMWAKMATKMEEIGTETLHRLFCSFPQTKTYFPHFDLHAGSAQLRAHGAKVVAALGDAAKNIDNVSGALARLSEMHAYILRVDPVNFKLLSHCLLVTLATHFPADFTAEAHEAWDKFMSLVSSVLTEKYR